AAGATTgtggttttttttttcctttatcgaaaaaaagatgGTGGTTTTTCATCTACATTATCAGCCATTTGCTATGACTACTCCATTGTGGCGTCGGGTTTTACAATGATGGAGTACATGTGCTGCCCAAGGGATGCAAATTCAGCCACATACAAGATTGCTTAGAATAGTTTCCTCAATTATATATTTTGTATTTGGGACGATGATCCCCCTAGATTTGGTTAACTTTTTTCTGATAAATGATGTAAGTGTGTTTAATTATTAATAAAGGTAGCAGAATGGCGTTTAAAAAAATGAATGATGCTGCTGCTTGCTTGGTTAGGAACTGCCGACCCGTCGGTCGTGTTGGCTGGCTCGGTGAAGTCATGTGCAACTTCCTAGAGTCGTAGATCAAGTCTTGTCTAAGGTCATGAACAATTCTGCATTCTTCACAATGACTTCAAATTCCAATCTTCTGGGGATcatttgatccgaaggaattctATAGGAATTTTGATCCCTAGAGATTTTTCCCATTTAGAGCATCCATGGTGTGCGAAAGGATAAATATGCCATGTAATGAAAAATGGCGTCGGTGTCAAATGGCTAAGTTTACCACAGTGTGAAGATTGCCAAAATAATCAATGCTCTCTCTCATGGCCCACAATAAAGAGAGATTAGAGAGAGAATTTTTTTGGTTGTAGCCTGTAGGAGCAACTACTTGCTTCCATGCCCTAATATTTGGCTATGGCAATGCCTCCTACAATGGTAGAAACCAATGCCAGAAGCCAAATTCACTATTTAGAATCGCTATTTGGCATACATTGTGGTTGCTCTTAGGTTGTTCGATTCATACAACTGTAATCCTTAGCATTGTTTCCTGAGGATTGCATTGCATATCCTATTTCGTTGTTTTGAGCATCCTAAATCAAAGAGTTTAAATCCTTAGCATCCTGAAAATCCTTTGAAATAAAGAGACCCTCGATCCAGATTTATTTGTCAATGGACCAAATACGTACGTAAATATACCATAAAAGAATGCACACCTATCACTGGAAGAACATGAAGTCCATAGCAATATACATTTGCATGTTTAAagaacataatcacatcaatcaagCCATTTAACGGTGCAACTCAGATTGTTAGAATATACTCATGTTGAAACTAAGACAGTAACAGAATCTCCATAGGGCATTAAATTATGGATCTTCCGTTTGTTATGCAACTGACAAATCACACAATTGTGAAGGCCATTGAAAATACACATCAAATAGCTCAGTATCTAGTCTTAACAAATTCTTCCATTGGTTTCTCTGAGTCACAATGCAACTTATCAGTAAGGGGGAATTTATCCAATCATGCCGCATCGCCTGCCCGAAGGCTGAAGGCACGACAAAGCTAATTCAAACTATACACCTAAACTGAATTTTTCAGTGACAGCTAAACAGGGGTTTTTGTGGCTTCTTCCCACAGGCATTTTGCTTGCTTCATGAGGTTATAGCTAGACAAGACTACAGTCTTAACTCTAGTTGCCAGGACAGTTACACTCTTCTTGCACCTTCTAAATGCTGCACCAATCATGCAGACTCCACAGCAGCTGGTGCTGTCACCGCAAGCTTCTTGCTACTCGATCCCTTGTCGTCAGTCTTCTTGCCACCTTCCGCTATCTTGCCGGACGCGGTTTTTGACCCTGAATCAGGCTCATCATCCTCGACAACAAGCTGCACGGGACGCTTGCGACCACGGTGCATATGACGTTCACAGTATTTCTCATTTGGAATAGTTTTTCTCCAGCACCGCCACTTTTTTCCATCGGTTCGCCGGCACCTCCCTGGTTCTGGTTCTGGGGTCTTTCCAAAGTCCAAGCAAAGTGTTGCCAACCCCATCACTGCCAAGTCGAGAAATACAGATCCATTAACTGCCTCAAATAAGTATGAAGAAAAAACATGGAAGAATGCCCAACTTTTGATGTTTCTTATTCATTCTCTAAACGTTAAGTTGGTGCTTCAAATTGCATTTCATTGGAACTTTTTCATCCGTATAAACAGTGAACTGAAGATAAGATAAAGGACCATATCGCACTCCCTGGATACTGCAAATGACTAACATGAATATTTGTGAAATCTACCAAATAAACAACAACTTTTGGCATGGCAAGCATATAAATAATGGTAGAGTTAGAAGGGCATACAAGTAGGGTAATTCTGAGCGCCTTCAGAGGATGCACCAGTAACGCTCTTCCAGATGGGGAAGACGAGATGGGTAGGCACTGGCACACGGGCAGCCATATATTGGTAGACCCGAGACTGCTGCTCTAGCTCCTGCAACTGCATCGCAGTAAACGACGCCCCAGCACCTTCAGGAACAGATGCGACAAGCAGTCTCATTTCTTCCTGAAGTGCTGCTGTTGCTGCGGCTGCCAATCACACAAATACAAACATTAAGATGGCGCTCAGGTAAGAATTATTTACTTATTTTCAGTGCATAAGTCTACTGGACAGTAGCATGGCCTGACTTGGTACATAATGACAAAACAAATAAATCTAAGCAATAATAAACCCAAATATCATGTTTAATGCATGGTCAATATTAAGGAAACTAGCATAACAACAAATAGCAAAGGGAAGAAGAAAACTATAAGACCTATGGTCTCTTGCTGGACTAAAAACAAACTGACCCAAATAATTAAGGAGACAAACATATCTGAACAACCAGAGTCCTCTCAATCTATATGTCTTGACTGCTACTCAGTAACAGAACAAATCTGTTAATACATCCATTAAGGAAACAAACACTAAATCCTTTTAGAACTAGCAACAGAAAGAAACCTCTAAATCTGTAGTAAACGAACAACGGATACAGTGCAGAAAAAGTGAATAATTTTCTGTCTCCGAGTCATACAATTAATTACTAAGCACGTTTGCCTATCCTGTTTCTTTTGCAACTATTTCAATGCAGAAACGTGATAGAACTTCTACTGTTTTAGTACATCTTACAGCACAACTAGCAGCAGTAACAGCCAAATAACAACATAGAAACGTCTCTTGCATGATTAACCATGAACAAAATAAGTTCTTTGCATGCGACCAAGAATCTGCGACAGAAGCAAGTATACCTTCCTCTGGATCCTCGACCAGAACAGAGTCCTCCTCTACTATGACCAGATCTTTACACCCGCTATCTTCCTTCCCCGCGTCGCCGCCGTTTCCCTCTCGATCTGCGCTCTCCTCCGCCTCGCCCTCCAATTCTTGGCCGGTTACTTGCCCTCCCGCCTGCAGcatcgcctcctccgccgcctccagggtgttcccgccgccgccgcctacgCCTCCTACAGGATTGGTATCCTTCTTGTCCTCCCcctccgccgccatggtcgcAAAAGGGCGGCGCGAGTGAAGAGGACAAAAGGTATCTTTGGGATTGGATCGGACGGGGAAGGGAAAGGCCGGCGATACGGAGCTCTCGCTTTGACGggggaggaaggaggaggagaggggCGTGCAGTTTGGGAAAAAGATGGGGGCTGTGGTGTTATCAGGTGTGGGTTACCTGGGGACCTCAAAATTGTTATGTACACCTCAACAATTGGCCATTCGATTTGGTATTGATGGACCTTGAGCTCTTGATATGGCAATGTCAGGGCCTCTTATACGGAACAAACTTTCTACTTCTGGTGAGAGTAGTAGCCTAAGTAGGGGGAATATGTTACATGTGTAGGTTAAGATGTTTGTTGGTACTCCGTACAAGAATCTTAGAATTGTCATATGCCACTAAGATTGCAGGTGACGCCTGTTGTGaagtatgcatatatatatatatatatatggaaaaTTATATATGAAGATAGTTAACATGGGTCTATGTCAATAATGAAAACAATATTTTTGAATGCAAGCAAAGTATTTTTCTTGCATTTTAAAATTATCTAAAAAAAATCTTTTGAATGCAAGTAAATGTAATTTTGCATGGAAAAATACACCATGTAGAGTGTTGCTTTGAGGCGATTTAAGTATGTAAGCAAGAGTAGGTGAGAAGATTGTGTGTGGTATGTGACGAGGTCATGGGCCCtaggtgaaagtgcatggagatcTTATGTGTGGTTTTCGTAATTAACGACAATCCCAAAGTCATCTCCCCCTAAGCTGGATCTAGATCTTGCAATGGTTCAAAACCGAAAGAACACGGTGCGAGATTAGATCGGCAGAGGGAGGTACATATTAATAGTTTTTAAGGTAAGACAAAGAGTTGGAGTCGAAACGAAGGCGAAATGGAGTTCGGAGGGCGGAAAGACCCTAGGTGGCGCAACCTACAAGTGGGCCCGCGCCACTTGGTGTCTTTCCCTCATCGGGACTCGGTTTCGTCCAATTATTTCGCGACATGGCTTAAATTTCCAAAACAATGACTATTCTAGAAGATTGTGATATTCTGAGAGACCGCGTACCGCAAAGTTACCTTTTGTTCACTTCTAGATTCTAGTAGGGGATTTTTTTTGTGGCTATTATGGCCTTGGGACTTTGGAGATTTAACTCTTCCACCTTTCCAATAAATTTTTGACCTGCAATATAATG
This region of Lolium perenne isolate Kyuss_39 chromosome 2, Kyuss_2.0, whole genome shotgun sequence genomic DNA includes:
- the LOC127333621 gene encoding GRF-interacting factor 10, with the translated sequence MAAEGEDKKDTNPVGGVGGGGGNTLEAAEEAMLQAGGQVTGQELEGEAEESADREGNGGDAGKEDSGCKDLVIVEEDSVLVEDPEEAAATAALQEEMRLLVASVPEGAGASFTAMQLQELEQQSRVYQYMAARVPVPTHLVFPIWKSVTGASSEGAQNYPTLMGLATLCLDFGKTPEPEPGRCRRTDGKKWRCWRKTIPNEKYCERHMHRGRKRPVQLVVEDDEPDSGSKTASGKIAEGGKKTDDKGSSSKKLAVTAPAAVESA